The Candidatus Zymogenaceae bacterium genome contains the following window.
AGATGAAGAGAAACCGGGCGCGCCTGGAGGACGCGAAGGAATCTGTGCGCACCGGTAAGCTTTCGGGAGTGGTGGGGAGCTTCGCCACGGGAGACCCCCGACTGGAGGAGCTGGTCATGGCGTCTTTGGGACTGAAGCCCGCTCCCGCCTCCACCCAGGTCGTCCAGCGGGATCGGCACGCGCAGTTTTTCACCACCCTGGCGATTATCGCATCAAGCATCGAGAAGTTCGCAGTAGAAATACGCCATCTTCAGCGCACCGAGGTGCTGGAGGCCCAGGAATACTTTGCAGTGGGGCAGAAGGGATCGTCGGCCATGCCCCACAAGAGAAACCCGATCCTCACCGAAAACCTGACGGGCCTTGCCAGGATTGTGCGGGCCAATGCTCTCGCGGCCCTGGAAAACGTGGCCATGTGGCACGAGCGGGACATCAGCCATTCATCGGTGGAGCGGGTTATCGCACCGGATTCCACGATCCTCGTGGATTTTATGCTGGGACGCATCACGGGCGTCATCGACACGCTTGTGGTCCGTCCTGATAACATGATGAAAAACCTCCGGCTGACCGGAGGGCTGATCTTTTCCCAAAGGCTGTTGCTTTCCCTCATAGACAAGGGGATGATCCGGGAGGACGCCTACGCCGTGGTCCAGCGGTTGGCGGCGATCGCCTGGGATGAGGGGAAGAATTTCATGGACCTGGTCCGGACCGATGATACCATTGCCGATCACCTCTCCTCGAAGGAGTTGGAGGAGGTATTCGATCCGGTGTGGTACATCCGCCATACCGATACGATTTTTTCCCGGGTCTTCGGAGACTCACAGTAAAACAACGGATCCGGCGTCATCCGACGCCCTGCATGATTGCCGTGTAAAGCGGTATGAGGAATGAGAAGGGACATGTAATGTGAACACACACAATCCCGACAAATTCGGCGAGGAATGCGGCGTTGTCGGTGTGTACGGCAGGACCGAGGCCAGCAATCTTGCCTACCTGAGCCTGTACGCCCTTCAGCACCGGGGGCAGGAGAGCGCGGGCATCGTCACGATGGATAATTCCAGCTGCTACGTTCACAAGGGCATGGGTCTGGTGAACGACATTTTCGACGAGGATACCCTGGAGTCCCTCCCGGGACACATGGCGATCGGCCACGTGCGTTACTCTACGTATGGATCCTCAACCCTGGAAAACGCCCAGCCCTTTGTGGTCAACAGCTACCGGGGCGCTCTGGCCGTGGCCCACAACGGTAATCTCGTCAATGCCTCCCGCATACGGCGGGATCTTGAAGAGGGCGGGTCGATTTTTCAGTCCACCATGGATACCGAGGTGATCGTACACCTCATGGCCGCCTCCAAGAAGGACGCGTTGGTCGACCGGCTCATCGATGCGTTGGGCAAGGTCAGCGGCTCCTATTCCCTGGTGATGCTCACCGAGGGGAAGCTTCTGGCCGCCCGGGATCCCCGGGGGTTCAGACCCCTGGTGTTGGGAAAGCTCGGGGATGACTTCGTGGTGGCCTCGGAGACATGCGCCCTGGACCTGATTAACGCCTCCTATCTTCGGGACGTGGCGCCGGGGGAGATCATCCTCTTTGATCACGACGGTATGCATTCCTACATGGCCCTCCCGAAGAAAAAGCCCGCCTTCTGCATCTTTGAATATATTTACTTCGCCCGTCCGGACAGCATGGTGTTCGGGCAGAATGTCTACACCATCAGGAAATCCT
Protein-coding sequences here:
- a CDS encoding amidophosphoribosyltransferase; its protein translation is MNTHNPDKFGEECGVVGVYGRTEASNLAYLSLYALQHRGQESAGIVTMDNSSCYVHKGMGLVNDIFDEDTLESLPGHMAIGHVRYSTYGSSTLENAQPFVVNSYRGALAVAHNGNLVNASRIRRDLEEGGSIFQSTMDTEVIVHLMAASKKDALVDRLIDALGKVSGSYSLVMLTEGKLLAARDPRGFRPLVLGKLGDDFVVASETCALDLINASYLRDVAPGEIILFDHDGMHSYMALPKKKPAFCIFEYIYFARPDSMVFGQNVYTIRKSFGEQLAKEDDIEADLVIPVPDSGVPAAIGYAQAANLPFEFGLIRNHYVGRTFIEPSSGIRHFGVKIKLNPVKGVLAGKRVVVIDDSIVRGTTSQKIIGMIRNAGAKEIHMRISSPPTTHSCFYGIDTPTREELIASCHECVEIARFIGVDTLKYLTLEGLMHRAKGTGLTFCNACFSGDYPVFVDESTEEVNQLVLFPRRPRATGGL
- a CDS encoding adenylosuccinate lyase, which produces MIPRYTRPKMGAVWTDERKFDTWLAIEIAACEAWTELGKIPTDDLAVIKKKAKFNTEEILEIEETTKHDVIAFLTNVAGYVGPSSRFIHMGLTSSDILDTSLALLLCEAADIILEDIDELLAVLKRRAYEFKDTITIGRSHGIHAEPISFGHKLAIWYDEMKRNRARLEDAKESVRTGKLSGVVGSFATGDPRLEELVMASLGLKPAPASTQVVQRDRHAQFFTTLAIIASSIEKFAVEIRHLQRTEVLEAQEYFAVGQKGSSAMPHKRNPILTENLTGLARIVRANALAALENVAMWHERDISHSSVERVIAPDSTILVDFMLGRITGVIDTLVVRPDNMMKNLRLTGGLIFSQRLLLSLIDKGMIREDAYAVVQRLAAIAWDEGKNFMDLVRTDDTIADHLSSKELEEVFDPVWYIRHTDTIFSRVFGDSQ